The sequence CTGAAACAGAGATGACCGGTTCAAATGAGGAAGGATATTCATAGCCTTCTATTCCATCATTTCCTGCTGCAGCGCATAGAATCATCCCTTTTGAGGATGCGTAATAGCAGAGCTCGCGGAATGCATTTGAGGCATAATTTGAGCCGAGGCTCATGTTTACAATGGAAATCCCTTTTTCAAGAGCCCATTCAATTCCTCTCATTACATCTGCCTCTGAGCCGCTTCCGTCATCCCCCAGAACTTTTATTGCGTAAAGAGTTGAGCCCCTTGCAATCCCGCATTTTGAACCTGCTGTTATCCCTGCAACATGGGTTCCATGCCCCTCGCCGTCCATTGGGTTTGAGTTTTCTCCTACAAAATTATATCCTTTCTCCCTTCCAAACCTTTCAATAACTTCAGGATGTGTATAGTCAATTCCCGTGTCAATTATCCCAATCTTAACCCCTTTTCCGTCTGCAATCTTCAATGCGTCATATACGCCAATGTTGTTGAGATTCCAGAGGAAATCCTCGTCCCTTTTGAAATAGTAGTTTATCCCTGGCTTTTCAGGGGGAATGCTTACCTTGTTTGACACTTCAAGGGAGATTATGTTTTCAAGGGCGTACCTGAAATTCCTCTCAAACCTCAAATCGTGCTTTTTCCCGTAAGCATAGTTTGCAATTCTCTCTGCATCATCAGGAGAGCATTC is a genomic window of Candidatus Woesearchaeota archaeon containing:
- a CDS encoding S8 family serine peptidase, translated to MNPFQKSREVEAKKERLFSEIRRKTSDKAPLELIVEVDDNKRNSVYKELKRLGKCSCYKFIPYLSLECSPDDAERIANYAYGKKHDLRFERNFRYALENIISLEVSNKVSIPPEKPGINYYFKRDEDFLWNLNNIGVYDALKIADGKGVKIGIIDTGIDYTHPEVIERFGREKGYNFVGENSNPMDGEGHGTHVAGITAGSKCGIARGSTLYAIKVLGDDGSGSEADVMRGIEWALEKGISIVNMSLGSNYASNAFRELCYYASSKGMILCAAAGNDGIEGYEYPSSFEPVISVSAVDKKNRHADFSNINDLIDISAPGVDIVSSYRGGYRMLSGTSMATPHITGCLALMISNGSKSAESVMKRHAEPLHSETGYPDSEVFGSGLIQIDKMLEGNESYARLRAIFLGKNECNERKSPIDYLIQKIRNM